A single window of Thermotoga sp. DNA harbors:
- a CDS encoding aspartate ammonia-lyase gives MRKEKDYLGELEIEDDAYYGIHTKRALMNFPSTGEKLEETFVWAYFMVKKACALLNMELGYLDGQIGDAIVRACDEWNTLKEHVVVDPLSGGAGTSINMNINEVIANRATEILGGKKGEYLVDPIDHVNLHQSTNDTFPTSAKIAVIVKLRKLIDAVINLQERIQEKEKEFYSIRKPGRTQLMDGPPIMLGQEFGAFADALARDRWRLHKVEERIRSVNIGGTAIGTGVGAPKDYILKIVEKVREVTGVKIAKAENLIDATQNWDVIAEVHGLLKSLAVNLYKIANDIRLLGSGPSTAIGELILPAVQAGSSIMPGKVNPVVPEYVMQLCHMIFGHDMVLNHACALGNLELNQFAPLIVHLTLKSLTFLTNACNILAGYVTRIKANKERCEEHLLSSVSNLTPLIKLFGYEAVSEAVKRANWDIKKALETLSKEQNMPLEEMMKKLDLRKMTGLGYSL, from the coding sequence GTGAGAAAGGAAAAGGACTACCTCGGAGAGCTGGAGATAGAGGATGACGCTTACTACGGAATACACACTAAAAGAGCCTTGATGAACTTCCCTTCTACAGGGGAGAAGCTGGAAGAAACCTTCGTCTGGGCTTATTTTATGGTGAAAAAGGCTTGTGCCTTGCTCAACATGGAACTTGGCTATCTGGACGGGCAAATAGGAGACGCCATCGTCAGGGCGTGTGACGAGTGGAACACGCTGAAAGAACACGTGGTGGTGGACCCACTCTCAGGTGGAGCTGGAACTTCAATAAACATGAACATAAACGAGGTGATAGCGAACAGGGCAACAGAGATACTCGGTGGAAAGAAAGGAGAGTATCTGGTCGATCCCATAGACCATGTGAACCTACACCAGTCAACGAATGATACCTTCCCAACGAGCGCGAAAATCGCTGTTATCGTGAAACTGAGAAAACTCATAGACGCGGTGATAAATCTTCAGGAAAGGATCCAGGAAAAGGAAAAGGAGTTCTATTCGATCAGAAAACCAGGAAGAACTCAACTCATGGATGGCCCACCGATCATGCTGGGTCAGGAGTTCGGTGCTTTCGCTGATGCCCTCGCAAGGGATAGGTGGAGGCTTCACAAAGTCGAAGAGAGAATAAGAAGCGTAAACATTGGAGGTACTGCCATAGGAACAGGAGTCGGGGCACCAAAAGATTATATCCTGAAGATCGTGGAGAAGGTGAGAGAAGTAACGGGTGTAAAGATCGCCAAAGCGGAAAACCTCATAGACGCAACTCAAAACTGGGACGTCATCGCGGAGGTCCATGGTCTTCTCAAATCTCTCGCTGTGAATCTCTACAAGATCGCGAATGACATCAGACTCTTGGGAAGTGGTCCAAGCACGGCGATTGGCGAACTTATCCTACCAGCGGTTCAGGCAGGAAGTTCCATCATGCCAGGAAAAGTAAACCCAGTTGTTCCTGAGTACGTGATGCAGCTATGTCATATGATTTTCGGACACGACATGGTGCTGAACCACGCGTGTGCTCTTGGAAACCTTGAACTCAACCAATTTGCCCCCCTCATCGTCCACCTCACACTCAAATCCCTCACGTTTCTCACAAACGCCTGCAACATACTGGCAGGGTACGTCACAAGAATAAAAGCGAACAAGGAGCGGTGTGAGGAACATCTTTTGAGTTCTGTATCGAACCTCACACCGCTGATAAAGCTGTTTGGTTACGAAGCCGTCTCAGAAGCGGTGAAAAGGGCAAACTGGGATATCAAGAAGGCCTTGGAGACACTCTCGAAAGAACAGAACATGCCTCTCGAGGAGATGATGAAAAAGCTCGATCTGAGGAAGATGACTGGCCTTGGCTACTCCCTGTAA
- the hydF gene encoding [FeFe] hydrogenase H-cluster maturation GTPase HydF, translating into MKLPDSGFRRYIVVAGRRNVGKSSFMNALVGQNVSIVSNHAGTTTDPVYKSMELFPIGPVTLVDTPGLDDVGELGRLRVERARRVFYRADCGILVTDGAPTPYEDDVANLFREMEIPFVVVINKLDILKEKAMELKRLYEDRYRTKVLLVSALQKKGFEEIGKNLSEILPNDEEIPYLGDLIDGGDLVILVVPIDLGAPKGRLIMPQVHAIREALDREAIAIVVKERELRYVMENIGMKPRLVITDSQAVMKVVSDIPDDVELTTFSIVESRYRGDLSYFVESVKKIEELKDGDTVVIMEGCTHRPLTEDIGRVKIPRWLVNHTGAQLNFKVIAGKDFPDLEEIEGAKLIIHCGGCVLNRAAMMRRVRMSKRLGIPMTNYGVTISYLHGALERAIRPFREEVKV; encoded by the coding sequence ATGAAACTGCCCGATTCTGGATTCAGAAGGTACATAGTGGTTGCTGGAAGACGGAACGTTGGGAAATCTTCGTTCATGAATGCCCTCGTTGGGCAGAATGTGTCCATTGTGAGCAACCATGCGGGAACAACGACCGATCCTGTCTACAAATCTATGGAACTTTTCCCGATCGGCCCTGTCACACTCGTGGACACCCCTGGTCTTGACGATGTTGGTGAACTCGGAAGGCTCAGGGTAGAAAGAGCAAGAAGAGTGTTCTACAGAGCAGACTGCGGCATACTCGTCACAGACGGAGCCCCCACCCCTTATGAGGACGACGTTGCAAACCTTTTCAGGGAGATGGAGATACCCTTCGTAGTTGTGATAAACAAGCTCGACATTTTGAAAGAAAAAGCCATGGAATTGAAAAGACTCTACGAGGATCGATACAGAACAAAGGTGCTGCTCGTCTCGGCCCTGCAGAAGAAGGGCTTCGAGGAGATAGGAAAGAATCTTTCTGAGATTCTTCCAAACGACGAGGAAATTCCCTACCTTGGTGATTTGATAGACGGTGGGGATCTCGTGATACTGGTTGTTCCCATAGACCTTGGAGCACCCAAGGGAAGGCTCATCATGCCGCAGGTACACGCAATAAGGGAAGCACTGGACAGGGAGGCCATCGCCATTGTTGTAAAGGAAAGGGAGCTCAGATACGTGATGGAGAACATCGGAATGAAGCCAAGGCTTGTGATCACAGATTCTCAGGCTGTCATGAAGGTCGTCTCCGATATCCCGGATGACGTAGAGCTCACCACTTTCTCGATAGTGGAATCACGCTACCGCGGAGATCTTTCCTATTTTGTGGAGAGTGTGAAGAAAATAGAAGAACTGAAAGATGGAGACACGGTTGTCATCATGGAAGGTTGCACTCACAGACCTCTTACCGAGGACATCGGAAGGGTGAAGATTCCAAGGTGGCTTGTGAACCACACGGGTGCCCAACTCAACTTCAAGGTCATAGCTGGAAAAGACTTTCCAGATCTTGAGGAAATAGAAGGCGCAAAACTCATCATCCATTGTGGAGGATGTGTCCTGAATCGTGCGGCGATGATGAGAAGAGTGAGGATGTCGAAGAGACTTGGCATCCCGATGACGAACTACGGTGTTACGATCTCCTATCTTCACGGAGCGCTTGAAAGGGCGATTCGTCCATTCAGAGAGGAAGTGAAGGTGTGA
- the purE gene encoding 5-(carboxyamino)imidazole ribonucleotide mutase: MPKVGIIMGSDSDLPVMKQAAEILEEFGIDYEITIVSAHRTPNRMFEYAKSAEERGIEVIIAGAGGAAHLPGMVASITHLPVIGVPIKTSTLNGLDSLFSIVQMPGGVPVATVAINNAKNAGILAASILGIKYPEIAQKVKDYKEKMKQEVLEKARKLEKMGYREYLNS, translated from the coding sequence GTGCCAAAAGTAGGGATCATCATGGGGAGTGACTCTGATCTTCCTGTAATGAAGCAAGCAGCGGAGATCCTCGAAGAGTTCGGGATAGACTACGAAATCACGATCGTTTCTGCCCACAGAACTCCGAATCGCATGTTCGAGTACGCGAAAAGTGCCGAGGAGCGCGGTATAGAGGTCATCATCGCAGGCGCAGGAGGAGCAGCGCACCTTCCCGGAATGGTCGCAAGCATCACACACCTTCCCGTGATAGGTGTTCCCATCAAGACTTCCACACTGAACGGTCTTGATTCTCTTTTCTCCATTGTTCAGATGCCAGGGGGAGTTCCCGTCGCCACCGTTGCCATAAACAACGCGAAGAATGCCGGTATACTTGCAGCGTCCATTCTTGGAATCAAGTATCCAGAAATCGCCCAGAAGGTGAAGGACTACAAAGAAAAAATGAAGCAAGAGGTTCTAGAAAAAGCAAGAAAACTTGAAAAGATGGGATACAGAGAGTATTTGAATTCGTGA
- the purK gene encoding 5-(carboxyamino)imidazole ribonucleotide synthase, with amino-acid sequence MKKIGIIGGGQLGKMMTLEAKKMGFYVTVLDPTPRSPAGQVADEQVVAGFFDSEKIEELVKNSDVTTYDLEHIDVQTLKRLYDEGYRIHPSPYILEIIQDKFAQKEFLRKKGIPVPRYKLVKDLKSDVEDFDFPVVQKARRGGYDGRGVFVIRSEKDLENAIYGDTYLEEFVEIDKELAVMVARNEKGEIACYPVVEMYFDEEANICDAVIAPARIEEKHAKRGQEIARSIVEAFEGVGIFGIEMFLTRSGEILVNEIAPRPHNSGHYTIEACVTSQFEQHIRAIMNLPLGSVKLLTPAVMVNLLGERNHSGRPTLIGLEEALAIRGLSLHFYGKKETRPYRKMGHFTVVDEDVENALKKALKTKKILKVVSEEGMVCQK; translated from the coding sequence ATGAAAAAGATCGGCATCATCGGTGGTGGACAACTCGGGAAGATGATGACGCTGGAAGCGAAGAAGATGGGGTTTTACGTGACAGTACTCGATCCCACTCCGAGGAGTCCCGCAGGACAGGTGGCGGACGAGCAGGTGGTGGCGGGGTTCTTCGACTCAGAAAAGATAGAAGAGCTGGTGAAAAACTCGGACGTCACCACTTACGATCTTGAACACATAGACGTTCAAACGTTGAAAAGACTCTACGATGAGGGCTACAGGATACATCCTTCTCCATACATTCTGGAAATCATCCAAGACAAGTTTGCCCAGAAGGAGTTTCTGAGGAAAAAGGGCATTCCTGTTCCCAGATACAAGCTGGTGAAAGATTTAAAAAGCGACGTTGAAGATTTCGACTTTCCTGTCGTTCAGAAGGCAAGAAGGGGAGGATACGACGGCAGGGGTGTGTTCGTTATAAGAAGTGAAAAAGACCTGGAAAATGCCATATACGGTGACACTTACCTCGAAGAGTTCGTCGAGATAGATAAAGAACTCGCTGTCATGGTGGCAAGAAACGAGAAAGGAGAAATAGCGTGCTACCCTGTGGTGGAGATGTACTTCGATGAGGAAGCAAACATCTGTGACGCAGTGATAGCACCAGCAAGGATAGAAGAAAAACACGCAAAAAGAGGACAGGAGATAGCAAGAAGCATCGTGGAAGCCTTCGAAGGTGTGGGAATCTTTGGGATCGAGATGTTTCTCACAAGGAGCGGTGAAATCCTAGTCAACGAGATCGCACCACGCCCGCACAACTCCGGTCACTACACCATAGAAGCGTGCGTAACAAGTCAGTTCGAACAGCACATAAGGGCAATTATGAACCTGCCTCTGGGTTCTGTGAAACTTCTCACTCCCGCTGTGATGGTAAACTTGCTCGGTGAGAGGAATCACAGTGGAAGACCCACCCTCATCGGCTTGGAAGAGGCCCTGGCCATAAGAGGCCTTTCACTCCATTTCTACGGAAAGAAGGAAACAAGGCCATACAGAAAGATGGGGCACTTCACCGTGGTGGACGAGGACGTTGAAAATGCCCTCAAGAAGGCCTTGAAAACCAAGAAGATTCTGAAGGTCGTATCGGAGGAGGGAATGGTGTGCCAAAAGTAG